One Dysosmobacter welbionis DNA segment encodes these proteins:
- a CDS encoding RnfABCDGE type electron transport complex subunit G — translation MSNEVKTKEKIDMDPKYIVKLTVTLLGTCLIVALLLGLVNGVTAGPIAEINQQKTEAAMLAVVSDPDNTTFSDALELSGDMTAAATAAGGTLNEMYEVQVNGEAAGYAVKVTASGSQGSIEMMVGVDAEGAVTGVSVVNHSETSGIGTKVVGNEPTASGVGVLDQFIGKSAADGTLTVGTNVDAITGATVSTKGVTAGVNAALAAVAAMG, via the coding sequence ATGAGCAACGAAGTCAAGACCAAAGAAAAGATTGATATGGACCCCAAGTACATCGTAAAGCTGACTGTGACCCTGCTGGGGACCTGCCTGATCGTGGCACTGCTGCTGGGTCTGGTCAACGGTGTGACGGCCGGCCCCATCGCTGAGATCAACCAGCAGAAGACTGAAGCGGCCATGCTGGCCGTGGTGTCCGATCCGGACAACACCACCTTCTCCGACGCGCTGGAACTGTCTGGCGACATGACCGCTGCGGCCACAGCTGCCGGCGGCACCCTGAACGAGATGTACGAGGTCCAGGTGAACGGCGAGGCCGCCGGCTATGCCGTAAAGGTCACCGCCTCCGGCTCCCAGGGCAGCATTGAAATGATGGTGGGCGTGGACGCGGAAGGCGCCGTCACTGGCGTTTCTGTCGTCAACCACTCTGAGACCTCCGGCATCGGCACGAAGGTCGTGGGCAACGAACCCACCGCCTCCGGCGTGGGTGTGCTGGACCAGTTTATCGGCAAGAGCGCGGCGGACGGCACTCTGACGGTGGGCACTAACGTGGACGCCATCACCGGCGCCACCGTCTCCACCAAGGGTGTGACTGCCGGCGTGAATGCGGCGCTGGCTGCCGTGGCTGCCATGGGCTGA